A window from Pagrus major chromosome 4, Pma_NU_1.0 encodes these proteins:
- the mafa gene encoding transcription factor Maf, translating to MASELAMSNSDLPTSPLAMEYVNDFDLMKFEVKKEPVEPDRNISQCSRLIAGGSLSSTPMSTPCSSVPPSPSFSAPSPGSGSEQKTHIEDFYWMSGYQQQLNPEALGFSPEDAVEALINSSHQLQSFDGYARGQQFAGGAGAGGTMAGEEMGSAAAVVSAVIAAAAAQNGGQHHHHHHHHHSSSHHQAPGGQSNGTSGTIHPHMRLDDRFSDEQLVTMSVRELNRQLRGVSKEEVIRLKQKRRTLKNRGYAQSCRYKRVQQRHVLEGEKTQLIQQVDHLKSEISRLVRERDAYKEKYEKLISNGFRENGSSSDNNPSSPEFFM from the coding sequence ATGGCATCAGAGCTGGCAATGAGCAACTCCGACCTGCCCACCAGTCCCCTGGCCATGGAATATGTTAATGACTTCGATCTGATGAAGTTTGAAGTGAAAAAGGAGCCGGTGGAGCCCGATCGCAACATCAGCCAGTGCAGTCGCCTTATCGCCGGGGGATCCTTGTCTTCCACCCCGATGAGCACGCCGTGCAGCTCGGTGCCCCCTTCCCCAAGCTTCTCGGCACCCAGTCCGGGCTCGGGGAGCGAGCAGAAGACACACATAGAGGATTTCTACTGGATGTCCGGTTATCAACAGCAGTTGAATCCAGAGGCGCTGGGCTTCAGCCCCGAAGACGCAGTCGAGGCGCTGATCAACAGCAGCCACCAGCTCCAGTCCTTCGATGGCTACGCCAGGGGCCAGCAGTTTGCTGGCGGAGCCGGAGCAGGAGGCACCATGGCCGGGGAAGAGATGGGGTCCGCCGCGGCGGTGGTATCGGCAGTCATCGCTGCGGCAGCCGCTCAGAACGGAgggcagcaccaccaccaccaccatcaccaccacagcagcagccaccacCAGGCACCCGGCGGCCAGTCCAACGGCACTTCTGGGACAATTCACCCACACATGCGCTTGGATGATCGGTTTTCAGACGAGCAGCTGGTCACCATGTCAGTGCGGGAGCTCAACCGGCAGCTACGGGGGGTCAGCAAGGAAGAAGTGATCCGattgaaacagaagaggaggaccCTAAAGAACAGAGGCTACGCGCAGTCCTGCCGGTACAAGCGGGTCCAGCAGCGGCACGTCCTGGAGGGAGAGAAGACGCAACTCATACAGCAGGTCGATCATCTAAAGTCGGAGATCTCCAGGCTGGTCCGGGAGAGGGACGCGTACAAAGAAAAGTATGAGAAGCTCATCAGCAACGGCTTCAGAGAAAATGGATCCAGCAGCGACAACAACCCTTCATCCCCGGAGTTTTTCATGTGA